The Methylocella tundrae genome contains the following window.
TCACTGACGCAGACGCAGAACAACCTTAGCAAGACCGAGAGCCAGATCTCGACAGGTCTTCGCATTTCGAGCGCGTCCGACAACCCCGCCTATTGGTCGATCGCGACCAAAATGAGCTCCAACGTCGGCGCCCTCGGCGCCGTAAACGACGCGCTGAGCGAGAGCTCCGCATTGGTGTCCACCATGAGTTCGGCGCTGAACAGCACGATCTCGGTGGTCACCGCGATCAAGAACGACCTCACGACCGCATCGAACGCCGGCGCTGATCTGAGCAAGATCCAAACAGACATCGCGGCGCAGCAGGCGTCTTTGCTGAGCATTGGAAGTTCGGCCAATTTCAATGGCTTGAACTTCCTCGAAACGACGGGCGGCACAGTCAATCTGGTCGCATCCTATGATTCGACCAACGGCGTCAGTTTCCTCAGCGTGGATACGAGCCAGACAGCTCTGTTCAACGCGACGACCGGGGCGACCACTGGAATACTTGGAGCGAGCGGCGCGAACTACACCACAGCGTCGATCTTGTCCTTGAACATTACCACGGCGACCGCCGGCGATCTCTCCAACATGCTGAAGGATGTGGAGAAGGCGATCAGCTCGATCACGACCGCGGCGAGCACGCTTGGCGCGACGACTACCAACCTCTCGACACAGCAGACCTACATCTCGAACCTGAGCGACTCTCTCACCACCGGCGTCGGCTCTCTTGTCGACGCCAATATGAACGAGGCGGCGACGAAATTGGCCGCTCTCCAGGTGCAGCAGCAACTCGGCATTCAGGCGCTCAGCATCTCGAATTCCAATTCGCAGCTGATCCTGAAACTCTTCCAGTAAAACCGGCCGGTTGATAACTTCGGCCTCGATTAAGCAGGGCCGCGCTCGCGGGGGCGCGGCCCTTTGTATGCAACCTCCGGGCAAGCTTGCCCGCCTAGATTTGGTCTGTCGATAGAGCAGCTGATCGAGGCGGGGATGGTCGGACAGAAACAAATCGAACGCATCTGGGCCAATTTGCTCAAGCTTGGTTCACGCCGGCTCATCGCGTTGGCCATGATCGGCGTTTCGGTTTTTGCGATGACAGGGCTCGCGGGCTATTTTCTAAGCCGTCCCGCGCTCGAGGTCCTCTATGCCGGACTCGACAGGCAGGATGTGAGCCGGATTGGCGCGGCCCTTAAGGAGGCCGACATCGCCTTCGACGTCAATTCGGATGGAAACACGGTCCTCGTCCGTTATGGCGAGACCGCGCGCGCGCGAATGTTGCTCGCCGAGAAGGGCCTGCCGAACAGCCCCAACGCCGGCAATGAATTGTTTGATAAGCTTGGTTCGCTCGGCCTCACCTCCTTCATGCAGGAGGTGACGCGGGTTAGAGCGCTTGAGGGCGAGCTGGCGCGGACGATCCAGTTGATGCGTGGCGTGAAGGCGGCTCGCGTTCATGTCGTCATGCCGGATCAAGGTTCTTTCAGACGCACGCGCGAGCCGCCGTCAGCGTCGGTCGTGATCCGGACGGAAATGGCGGACGACGTTTCCGCCGCCAAATCCATCCGCCATCTCGTGGCCTCGGCGGTGCCCGGAATGACCATGGAGGAGGTCACGGTTCTGAATACAGAAGGCGTGCTTCTGGCGTCTGGTAATGATCTCGCAGATTCCGCGCCAGGCGGCATGTTGACGCTGGAGCGGACGGTATCGCAGGAAATCCTCGACAATATCCGCAAGACGCTGACGCCCTACCTTGGCCTGCGGAATTTCCAGATCAGCGTTGCGGCGCGGCTGAACACGGATAAGAGGCAGACCAGCGAGACGATCTTCAATCCAGACTCGCGAGTGGAGCGATCGGTGAAGATTACCAAGCAAAATCAGACGTCGCAAAACAGCGTCAGTCAATCGCCGGCGACGGTTGAGCGCAATCTGCCGCAGGAGACGGTGAAGCCTGATGACGGCAAACAGTCGAGTGAAGAAAGCAAGAAAAGCGAAGAGCTGACCAACTACGAAGTCTCGTCTAAGACGATCAGCACGACGAGCGGGGGCTATGGCGTCGACAATATATCCGTGGCCGTCCTTATCAATCGGGCGAGCCTTCTGGCGTCTCTCGGCGGCAAGGCGACGCCTGAGGCGATCCAAAAGCAACTGAACGACCTTGAGCAATTGGTCGCCTCGGCGGCCGGCGCGCACAAGGAACGAGGCGACAATATCAAGATCTCGGCGGTCGATTTCATCGACGCCGATCGCGACCTTGCGCCGCAGCCGCCGCCGGCGGTCGCTGAAATGTTGCTTCGGCAATCGGGGAATGTCTTGAACGCGGTGACGATTCTCGTCGTCACTCTCCTTCTCATCTGGTTCGGGCTGCGGCCCGCGGCGCGGGCGATACTTGCCGCGCCGGCCGTTGTCGCGGGATCGGCCGAGACGGTCGCGCTGGAGAATTTCTCCGCTTTGGATGGTCACGATGAGACCGGCCTGCAACTTGGAGGGTGGGGGCCTCCAGGCGAGGTCAATCTGATCGAGGATCTTACCAACAATCCGCGCCGTTCGCCGCAAAAGCGTCTTGAGCAAATAGTCGAGTTCGATGAGGAGCAGGCGGCGGCCATTCTGAAGCAGTGGATGCATCAGGGAGACTACGCATGACGCCGCGTCCGGTCGCGCTTTACCTTGGGCGTTTTGGCGACCATGAGCGCCCAGATTCAGCGCGGGAGCAGCTGTGCGAATTGGACGATGTCGAGGAGCCTGTCGAGGAGCCGGCCGCTGCCTCGCGCGATGATGAGCAGCGCGCTCGTGAAAAGGCTCGTGATGAAGGCTACGCTGAAGGATTTGCGGCGGCCAGCCATGAGCAGGAAGAGATGCGTCGCGCCGAGCATCTCGCCTTCGAGCAGCAGATTGTCAAGGAACGCGACAGATGGACCCAAGATGAAGGCGCCAGGCTTGGCGCCAAGATGGAGGCGGCTCTTGCGGAAATCGAGACGAGAATAGGTGCGAGCGCCGCGCGGATCCTGCGTCCATTTCTCGTAAGGCAAGCCGGTCGGAAGGCAATTGATGAATTGGCTGAAAGCCTCAAGCAAATGCTCAGTGGAAGCCGGAACCCGCTTGTCGAGATCACTGGTCCGGAGGATCTCCTCGCGGCGCTTCAGACCAGATTGGCGGGATCGGCGGCGTGCGCCGTCTGGACGCCCGGTCCAACGATGGACGTTCGAATCATCGCGGATCAAACCCTGATCGAATCGCGGATCCAGGCTTGGATCCAGCGAATTGAGGCATCGCCAAAGTGAGCTAACCCGTGGCCAGTAAAGAAGACCAGGAAATCGTCATTATAAAAAGGCATGCCGCTCAAGAAGACGGTCATCACGGCGGCGCCTGGAAAATCGCCTTCGCGGATTTTATGACCGCGATGATGGCCTTGTTCCTCGTCCTGTGGCTGATCAGCTCGACCAGCGACAAGACGAAGCACGCGGTCGCGCAATATTTCAATCCGGTCAAGCTCGTTGACGTCACGACTCTCAAGAAGGGATTTCGTGATCCAAAGAACACCGAGATGGGCGCGGGACCAAAGAGCAGCGAATCGAAGATTGAAGCTGACACGGACCAGAACCTCGCTGAGACCAAGGAAGTCGCTGTTCAACCCGGAGCCAAATTGCCGACGCATTCTGAGTCGGCGCTGTTTCGCGATCCTTATGCTGTCCTTGCCGAGATCGCCGGGCAAGCCCGCGTCGACGAGACGCCGAAGCCGACGTCCGGGCCCGCGCCGACCGCCGCGGCTGAGTCGGCCCCAGACACGCTCGATAGCTTCAGTGACCCCTTCACCACCATTCCGCATGTTGCCGAGCCTGCCGCGCTATCACAGGCCGCGCCGGCGCCGATTGCAGCGCAAGCCGCCACAGCCGGTCAAGGCGAACATAGCCATCCCCCCGCGCATGATGCGACTGCGGCGCGGCCAAATGCGGAGGTCAGGACGCATGGTTCCGGGCCGGCCGCGGGCCCGGACAGCGTCGCGGAAACGCCCCAGCTCAATGAGGCGGACGCGGCAAAACTGAAAGCCGACGTTATGGCGCTGGCAAAGCAGGAGGGTCGATCACCGGCCGGCCCCCATATAGAAGTCCAGAGCACAGGCGAAGGGCTTCTCATCAGTCTCACAGACGACAGAAATTTCGCGATGTTCGCCATCGGTTCAGCTGAGCCGCAATCGAAAACCATCGAAGTCATGGCGAAGATCGCCGAATTGTTGAAGACGCGCGCCGGAGCCATCGTGGTTCGCGGACATACTGACGCCCGCCCCTTCAAATCGGCGACTTATGACAATTGGCGGCTCTCCACCGCGCGCGCGCACATGGCTCATTACATGCTGGTTCGCGGCGGTCTCGACGACAAGCGCATCGAGAAGATCGAAGGCTACGCGGACCGTCGATTGAAGATCGCCGCCGATCCGATGGCCGCCGCCAATCGACGCATCGAAATTCTGCTGCGAAAGGACAAACCGTGATGGAAGCGCCGAGATTGTTGCTTGGTCTCGCGTTGACGTGCATCTTTAACGCCACGGCCTTCGCGCAGCGGGCGGAAGATCCGCAGACTGATCAGCGCAAAGGGCAGCCGTTTGAGATCGCGCGATCAATGGAGGCGACGCAAGACGAGATCGTCTTGGGAAGCGTCGACGCGCGGAGCAGGCTGCCGAAATTGATTGGGCAGATCGCCGAGCGCCTTCTCGCAGCGGAGCCTTCCCTCTGGCGGGATGCACGCAACGACCACGCGGCGGTGATCTACACGCTCAGCGGGGGGCAGCCCCGCGTGATCAGAAAGGTCCTTCAGCTCGGCAACGCCTCCGAGACGGAGAGGAATCTGATGACAGGAGCCCTGGCTTATGTCGAAGGACAGCAGGCCAAGGCAAAGCAGATCCTCATGGCCATCGATGCGATGGCGTTGGCGCCTTCTGTCGGCGGATATGTCGCGCTCGCCCAATCGGCGCTGATCGCCAAGGAGAATCCGGCTCGCGCCATGAGCTTGCTCGACCAGGCGCGCGTTCTTGCCCCTGGCACGCTGGTCGAAGAGGCAGCTCTGCGTCGCTCGGCGTTTCTTGCTGATGAGATGTCCGACCTTGGCCGATTTGTGACATCGTCGAGCCAATATTTTCGCCGATATGCGAGATCTGTCTACGCCGATAATTTCCGTCGTCGTTTCGCGGAGTCGGTGGCGCATTTCGGCTTGACCAGCGACGCGGCTCAGCGCGCGAAACTGACTAATCTGCTGCGCGAACTCGATAGCGAGGAACAGCTTAAACTCTATCTGCTTACGGCCCAATCCGGCATATTGAAGGGCAAGATAGAGCCTGCTCGCTACGCCGCGGAACAAGCCCTGCGTTTATCCGAGGAAACCGGTCTCGAGAAGGACCGCGCGAAACTTTACGAAGCGGCGACGAAGATATTGCTGAGGTCTCCCGAAGCGGGGCTTCGCGAGGTCGCAGAAATCGATGAAAGGCATTTGCAAAAGCGCGATGTGGAGCTCAAGGAAGTTGTCACAAAAACGGGCGCGGAAATTCAAAAGACGGCGGACGATGCGCAACGCCCGAGTGATGTAGGATCTGCAGAACCACAATCGTCCTCAAATGGCAATGACGGCCCGTCGCCGTCCGCGCTCATCGAGTCCGCGCAAATGGCGCTTAGCCAGACTGAAGCTCTTTTGAAAAGGGCTGGACCATGAACCTCATCGATGGATTGATACGAGGCCGACCCGTCATTCCGGATTCGTCGACCACGGCGAAATCAGGGGGCGGCGGCGACGCAGTTTCAAATGCGGCGTCGGGCGCGGTTTTCGGCGACGTATTGTCCGAGGTGTCGAAACGCGATGGCGGCCTCGGTGGGTCTTCGGCCGCTTCGACAAGTCAAGCGATCGCGATATCAACATCGACTCGTGAATCGGCCAGCGCAAAGATCGGCGTCGTCACGGTCAGCGAAAGCAGGCTGCGCCCATCGGATGGAACCGGAACTGATGGCGCCGTCGCGGACGCGGCGGCGCTCAACGCTCCGGCTGCCGATTCGGGATCGCCATATGCCGCGCCCGGCATCGCGCCGACTGCCGGCGGACAGCCGGTCCCTCACGCCGACGACAGCGGTGGTCAGGCGCCACGGCGACCGCCTTACATCCCTCAGACTGACGTTGCCGCAAGCTCAGGCTCCCTCAATCGCCACGCGGTCAGCCGGGTTGACGATAAGGCGGCTGTTGAAGCCGTCAAGTCAACAGAGGCCGTCGCGATAAAGGACGGCCGCCCGGCCGCGCTGGACACGCGGCTAGAGCCGCGCTCCAGAACATCTGAAGCGGATACGAAACACACTGGCGCGCCATCAAGGAAGCGGGATGGCGACGGGACGAGCTTGGTCTCTCCGAGCCTTGCGGGCGCCAGCAGCGATGTTTCGAGCGGTCAGATCACGAACATTCCCGTCAACAACGGGGCGTCGGCCGCGCCATGGTCCGGGATCGCGCCCTATCAGCGGTCTATCGACGCGATGTCGGTCGCTCCTTCGATTCAACCATCGCGGGGCCGCGGCGACGCCGACGTACCCCGTGTTCCGAAGTCGGCGACCGCGGGCGCCATTGCCGTCAGATCGAGCATGGATCTGGCCGCGGCGCAGCCATCCGCCGCGGCTGTGGCGATGAAATCACCTTCGACCCCTTTGCGCGCCCCGGCGCCATCGGGAGGCGCTGTGGCGACGTTCGAAGAAACCGAGGCGGCGCCTTTCCAGGCCACTGCTCTTGGCGAGAGGGCGGCAGCGCTGGCGCCGCCAAATCTTCCGAGCGCACCGCGGCCGCAGGGCCGTCAGACGACGCCCGGACTTAGCGCGCCGCCGGGCAACGCCCCCCCCGGTATGCCTGCGACTGACTTGACGCCAACTCCTGAGGAATCAACCGCGTCATTTTCTACAATCGCAGCGGCGTCGCCCCGCGTCGGTCAATCCACCGGGTTTCCAGAGCGTGGCCAGATCAAGGTTGCGGTTCTTGATAGGCAATCGCACTTTCCGCCTACCGCCGGGTTCTCGCCGATCCATCAAATCGCCGATCGAATCGCGCCGGAGGCCGCCTCGCTTGTTTCGTCTCTCGGAGAAGCAGCCGAGCCCGGCGCCTCGTCGGGCGCTTCACCGGCGGCCGGCGTATCGGACGCCACACAGTCACAGGTCTTGCCTACTGTGATGAAGAGTTTGAATCTGCAACTCGAACCAGAAACCCTGGGCGCCGTCACGATCAGGATGCGGCTTTCGGGCTCACGTCTTGAGGTGCAGGTTGAGCCGGCTCGCGCCGACACTATGCGTCTCATTAGTGATGATAAGGATCGTCTCGCGGAGAAACTGCGCTCGTCCGCTTATACATTGGATGGCGTCGTCGTGAAGCTCGCCGGACAGCAGAGCCCGCACTTGCAGCAAGGGGCCGACCCAACCACCTCGTCGGACACTCAACGCGATGTCCCCACATCATGGAGGCCATCGCAACAAGGAAGTTGGAGCGCCGATGATCAATCGGGAGCGCAAAGAGAGAGCGCGTCGTCTCAACAGCGCGCGAGAGACGACTCTGAGGATAGGTCTTCCGGCGTTAATAGTGGCGGCGCTGTCTATCTTTGAGGGCGTCAGCTTTGGCGCGATACACGCTTGGGCGCACCCGGACTCAATCAATCTGTGTGAACGCGAAATGACGCGCGCAGCCACAAAATATGATGTTCCGCTCGGCGTTCTCTATGCCGTCGGGCTGACCGAAACCGGCCGGCGTGGCGCACTCAGCCCCTATGCGCTCAACATCGAAGGGCAATCGCTTTTTCCGGCCAATCTCGATGAATCGATTCGACGCTTTGAATCAGCGCGTAAAGATGGCGCGCGCCTTATTGATGTCGGGTGCATGCAGATCAACTACTATTTTCACGGCCAACGGTTTCGATCCCTCGAAGCGATGTTCGACCCGCGCGAAAATGTCGAATATGCCGCGCAATATTTGAAAGCGTTGCGCGCGAGAGAAGGCAATTGGACTCTCGCGGCGGCGCGCTATCACGCCGGACCAGGCAACAATCCCGCCCAGAAAAAATATGTTTGTCAGGTCATCTCCAATATGGTCGCCAGCGGCTTCGGCGCTTGGACAATGAATGCCCGCAAATTTTGTCAGTGAGAGAACGTTCTCCGCGTCTCCGTCGACGCGATGTGCTCGATGCGAGAAAAACACAACCTAAACACGAATTAATGTTTGACGCATTGGCGATAGTCGTTAATAATCAGTTAATGAGGAGATTTGATTCAGGGGAAGTCCAAATGCTTGTAATTATTGATGATCGGGAGATTGTAACGTCAGGCTACACATCCCGTTTTGACAGCGAAGGGGTTTCTTCCGCTGGGTTTTGCCCAGAAGAATTTCGCGAATGGGTTGCAACGGTTGCAGAGACGGATCTCGGAGCTGTCGAGGCGTTTCTGCTTGGGGATTGCAAGGATCGGCAGGCCTATCCAAGAATGATCCGGGAGCGATCCCGCGCGCCGGTGATCGCAATGAATGAAACGCCGTCTCTCGAGCAAACTCTCGATCTTTTTGCAGCCGGCGTCGACGACGTCGTTCGTAAGCCAATCCACGTGCGCGAAATCCTGGCGCGCGTAGGCGCTATCAGGCGGCGACACGAGGATGAGGCTCAGTCGATCGAGCTCGGCGAACTTCGCGTCTTTTTCGATGGACGCGATCCCGAACTCAAGGGAAATGTTCTCGTCCTGCCGCGGCGCGAGCGCCGGATTCTGGAATATCTCGTCAACAATCGCGGCAGGCGCGTCAGCAAGGCTCAGATCTTCAATGCGATATACGGAATTTTCGATGAAAACGTCGAAGAGAACGTCGTCGAAAGCCATATCAGCAAGTTACGCAAGAAATTACGGAGGCAGCTCGGATATGATCCGATCAACTCAGTCCGTTATCTTGGCTATCGCCTGGATGGCACAATTTAAAGAGGTTGCAGCCGCCGAGCGCTAAGTATAGCGTTCTCAAAATTCCATTTTCCTTCTATCCATACGTCTAGAAGCATGGCAGAGACCAACAGCCTCGCCGGGGTCCCGGATCAAGGCTCTGCGATGCAGCTGGCCGGAGCACAGTCAACTCGTCGCAGCATAACCTTTGTCGCAAGTCACGGGGCTCCAGGAGGAGCGCGGCTCCATGCTTGCTGATCTTGCCCCACTAAAGATATTCTGTCGGCGCATCTCGTCAGCCAAATGGCCGCGGCAATTCTTGGCGTTCTAACGAGGTTCGTCCCCAAGCGCGCCGGCGGGACCGCTCGAAAGCCGTCAACGCGCGGTAAACAACATCCTTGACGCCGGAAAAGCCGTCTCACGTGCTGGAGCCAGCGATCACGGGCGACGCCCGCCACGCGCGTCGCAGGACGATAGCAAATGCATGCCTTGAGCCAGCATAGAACCAACGCTCGGTCAGTTTTGCGCAAGCTCGATCCGATTAGACTGGCTCACCCAACGCGGAGATTCTTCGATGAGCCTTTTTAGCGCTTTGACTGCGAGCGTGTCCGGAATGACGGCGCAGGCAAACAAGCTTTCCACAGTATCCGATAACATCTCAAACTCGGACACCACTGGCTACAAGCAAGCCTCGACCGAATTCTCGGATTTGCTGAACGAGACCAGCACAACCAGCTATAATGCTGCTGGCGTAGGAACATTTGTACGTTATGATATTTCCTCGCAAGGCAGCCTCACGAGCGCATCATCGACGACCGATCTCGGCATCCAAGGCAACGGGTTTTTTCTCGTCACGGACTCCAGCGGGGCGACCTACCTCACGCGAGCGGGCAACTTCACACCCAGCGCATCCGGAGATCTTGTCAACGCCGCGGGGTTCACGCTGCTTGGCTACAGCGTCGCCTCGGGCAGCACGTCCGCTGACGGAATCAGCGCGCTTCAGCCTGTCAACGTCACCGGCGATGGCTTGAAGGCCGTCGCATCAACCACAGGAACCTATACGGCAAACCTCAACTCCGACGCTACCGCCGTCACAGGCGTTCTTCCCAGCGCGAACCTTGCCGCATCGACCTACACCTCAAAGTCAAGGCTCGTCACCTACGATAATTTGGGCAATGTCGTAACGCTCGACATATATTCTACGAAGACGGGGGCGAACACATGGGAGCAGTCGATCTATAATGGCGCTGATGCTGCGCCAGGAGGCGGCTTTCCTTATTCGACTGCGGCTCTCAGCACGCAAACGTTGAATTTCAGCACCGCTGACGGCAGTCTGACCACTCCGACCAGTGTCTCAGTCGCTATTCCAAATGGGCAGACGCTAAACCTCAGTCTTGCCGGTACGACGCAATTGGCGTCGTCTTTCGCTGTCACTGCCGCGACGACGAATGGAAGCGCGCCGAGCGCTGTTAAAAGCGTCAGCATCGCCACGGATGGCGTCGTGTCCGAGGTGTTCGCCAACGGAACGACGAAGGCGATCTCGAAGATCCCGCTTGCGAGCGTCGCTAGCGTCAACAATCTGACCTCCTTGGCGGGCGATGTTTATCAGGCAAACACCCAATCGGGATCTATTCTCGTCGGTGATGCGGGGCTGGGTGGTCTCGGGTCGATCGAGTCCTCACAGCTCGAGTCCTCCACAGTCGATCTCGCGACGCAGTTGACGGATATGATCGTCGCGCAGCGCAGCTATGAAGCGAACTCCAAAGTATTTCAAGCGGGGTCCGATCTGCTATCTCAGCTGAACAATATGTTGAAATAACGGTCAGCCTTCGTGATCAAAGGGTGTGTATGTCATGAGTCTTTCCAGCGCCGCGAGAACAACGCAGTCTGGGCTTTCGACGATAACCGCGGAAATCGCGGCGCTCACCCGGAATATTTCCGGAGCGACCGACACGACCGTCTATTCGCGCAAGATCGCAAATGTTGCAACGACGTCATCGGGCGCGCAGGTCGTCTCTCTGACGCGCGCCTCCAACCAGGCCGTGTTCGATAACGTGCTGTCAGCCACCGCGGCGAGTGCGGCCCAGCAAGCGATTTCGGCTGGTCTCGATACGCTCAATCAGACGATCGGAGATGTCTCGGGCTCGACGTCGGGTTCGGCCTCGACCGCGACTTCGCCGGCGGCGCTAATCAGCTCTTTCGGCAACGCGCTT
Protein-coding sequences here:
- a CDS encoding flagellin, which codes for MSSLLTNTSAMTALASLTQTQNNLSKTESQISTGLRISSASDNPAYWSIATKMSSNVGALGAVNDALSESSALVSTMSSALNSTISVVTAIKNDLTTASNAGADLSKIQTDIAAQQASLLSIGSSANFNGLNFLETTGGTVNLVASYDSTNGVSFLSVDTSQTALFNATTGATTGILGASGANYTTASILSLNITTATAGDLSNMLKDVEKAISSITTAASTLGATTTNLSTQQTYISNLSDSLTTGVGSLVDANMNEAATKLAALQVQQQLGIQALSISNSNSQLILKLFQ
- the fliF gene encoding flagellar basal-body MS-ring/collar protein FliF, which codes for MVGQKQIERIWANLLKLGSRRLIALAMIGVSVFAMTGLAGYFLSRPALEVLYAGLDRQDVSRIGAALKEADIAFDVNSDGNTVLVRYGETARARMLLAEKGLPNSPNAGNELFDKLGSLGLTSFMQEVTRVRALEGELARTIQLMRGVKAARVHVVMPDQGSFRRTREPPSASVVIRTEMADDVSAAKSIRHLVASAVPGMTMEEVTVLNTEGVLLASGNDLADSAPGGMLTLERTVSQEILDNIRKTLTPYLGLRNFQISVAARLNTDKRQTSETIFNPDSRVERSVKITKQNQTSQNSVSQSPATVERNLPQETVKPDDGKQSSEESKKSEELTNYEVSSKTISTTSGGYGVDNISVAVLINRASLLASLGGKATPEAIQKQLNDLEQLVASAAGAHKERGDNIKISAVDFIDADRDLAPQPPPAVAEMLLRQSGNVLNAVTILVVTLLLIWFGLRPAARAILAAPAVVAGSAETVALENFSALDGHDETGLQLGGWGPPGEVNLIEDLTNNPRRSPQKRLEQIVEFDEEQAAAILKQWMHQGDYA
- a CDS encoding MotB family protein; translation: MASKEDQEIVIIKRHAAQEDGHHGGAWKIAFADFMTAMMALFLVLWLISSTSDKTKHAVAQYFNPVKLVDVTTLKKGFRDPKNTEMGAGPKSSESKIEADTDQNLAETKEVAVQPGAKLPTHSESALFRDPYAVLAEIAGQARVDETPKPTSGPAPTAAAESAPDTLDSFSDPFTTIPHVAEPAALSQAAPAPIAAQAATAGQGEHSHPPAHDATAARPNAEVRTHGSGPAAGPDSVAETPQLNEADAAKLKADVMALAKQEGRSPAGPHIEVQSTGEGLLISLTDDRNFAMFAIGSAEPQSKTIEVMAKIAELLKTRAGAIVVRGHTDARPFKSATYDNWRLSTARAHMAHYMLVRGGLDDKRIEKIEGYADRRLKIAADPMAAANRRIEILLRKDKP
- a CDS encoding transglycosylase SLT domain-containing protein produces the protein MINRERKERARRLNSARETTLRIGLPALIVAALSIFEGVSFGAIHAWAHPDSINLCEREMTRAATKYDVPLGVLYAVGLTETGRRGALSPYALNIEGQSLFPANLDESIRRFESARKDGARLIDVGCMQINYYFHGQRFRSLEAMFDPRENVEYAAQYLKALRAREGNWTLAAARYHAGPGNNPAQKKYVCQVISNMVASGFGAWTMNARKFCQ
- a CDS encoding response regulator transcription factor, producing MLVIIDDREIVTSGYTSRFDSEGVSSAGFCPEEFREWVATVAETDLGAVEAFLLGDCKDRQAYPRMIRERSRAPVIAMNETPSLEQTLDLFAAGVDDVVRKPIHVREILARVGAIRRRHEDEAQSIELGELRVFFDGRDPELKGNVLVLPRRERRILEYLVNNRGRRVSKAQIFNAIYGIFDENVEENVVESHISKLRKKLRRQLGYDPINSVRYLGYRLDGTI
- a CDS encoding flagellar hook protein FlgE — encoded protein: MSLFSALTASVSGMTAQANKLSTVSDNISNSDTTGYKQASTEFSDLLNETSTTSYNAAGVGTFVRYDISSQGSLTSASSTTDLGIQGNGFFLVTDSSGATYLTRAGNFTPSASGDLVNAAGFTLLGYSVASGSTSADGISALQPVNVTGDGLKAVASTTGTYTANLNSDATAVTGVLPSANLAASTYTSKSRLVTYDNLGNVVTLDIYSTKTGANTWEQSIYNGADAAPGGGFPYSTAALSTQTLNFSTADGSLTTPTSVSVAIPNGQTLNLSLAGTTQLASSFAVTAATTNGSAPSAVKSVSIATDGVVSEVFANGTTKAISKIPLASVASVNNLTSLAGDVYQANTQSGSILVGDAGLGGLGSIESSQLESSTVDLATQLTDMIVAQRSYEANSKVFQAGSDLLSQLNNMLK